One window of Pocillopora verrucosa isolate sample1 chromosome 9, ASM3666991v2, whole genome shotgun sequence genomic DNA carries:
- the LOC131779099 gene encoding neuropeptide SIFamide receptor-like — MSSSTISTTLPSSDNNSTSLNPMTTGVKIAAYLVVLIFSLIGNSLLIAIVYKNANKRMRTPSNYFIVNMALADILVVAYAVPQNIVLTVYNFRWLVGGVAGQILCRFSFFVTQLPILVSTGSLLIVALDRYFLVFYPMKRIITIQLARRIIITVWSFTAVFTAPLFALIAVVEVPPGILYCAIEFKKLGLAVSYFLFCYTTIIAIPLVIIIALYVAIGFKISRAAPPGNQLPSTQERRERITHKVLAMLIAIVAALILFRLPLVIGLIVCFSRFHYLCGKIDLMFITWFLTLTNSTLNPWIYFIFNDKFRHGARLILEKFFPCCFKGVNGVEAIQNSTHQMVGLPGEHSETVHQR, encoded by the coding sequence ATGTCTTCTTCGACCATCAGCACAACACTCCCTTCTTCAGACAACAACAGTACCAGCTTAAATCCCATGACAACTGGCGTTAAAATCGCAGCCTACCTTGTCGTCTTAATTTTCAGTCTTATCGGAAACTCCTTGCTGATTGCAATAGTGTACAAGAACGCCAACAAGCGAATGCGAACTCCGAGTAATTACTTCATCGTGAACATGGCCTTGGCCGACATATTAGTGGTTGCTTATGCGGTTCCTCAGAATATTGTCTTGACTGTTTATAACTTTCGATGGCTTGTCGGAGGAGTAGCTGGTCAGATCCTCTGTCGCTTTTCCTTCTTCGTTACTCAACTGCCAATCTTGGTTTCTACCGGAAGTCTTCTTATAGTGGCGTTGGATCGCTATTTTCTGGTGTTTTATCCGATGAAAAGAATAATCACGATTCAACTCGCCCGTCGTATAATTATCACCGTGTGGAGTTTCACTGCAGTGTTTACTGCCCCTTTATTCGCCTTGATCGCGGTAGTGGAGGTTCCCCCCGGAATTCTTTACTGCGCCATTGAATTTAAGAAGCTAGGCTTGGCAGTCTCATATTTCTTGTTTTGCTACACCACCATAATAGCTATACCACTTGTCATCATCATCGCTCTTTACGTTGCCATTGGATTTAAAATCAGTCGGGCTGCACCGCCCGGAAACCAACTGCCATCGACTCAGGAAAGGAGGGAACGGATAACACACAAGGttttggcaatgcttatcgctATTGTTGCAGCGttgattttgtttcgtttgCCTCTAGTTATTGGACTGATAGTTTGTTTTAGCCGCTTTCATTATCTTTGCGGTAAGATTGACCTCATGTTTATAACGTGGTTTTTGACTCTAACTAATAGCACCCTCAATCCCTGGatctatttcattttcaatgacAAATTTCGCCATGGAGCAAGGCTTATCTTAGAAAAGTTCTTCCCGTGTTGTTTTAAGGGCGTAAATGGAGTGGAGGCAATACAAAACAGTACTCACCAAATGGTTGGCTTGCCGGGTGAACACTCAGAAACCGTCCATCAGCGTTAG
- the LOC131779669 gene encoding ubiquitin-conjugating enzyme E2 Z-like yields the protein MAEKGSGLELSSEAPWQRVKHPTANFSALCLFRIKRDITSMYKEPPPGLYVVADENDITKVHALVIGPRGTPYEGGFYYFLIAFTPDYPIKPPKVRLLTTGNGRVRFNPNLYKNGLVCLSILGTWPGPAWSPAQTLSSLLISIQSLMNEKPYHNEPGYEGKEAYKDDSKRYNECIQHENLRVAVCDMLEGKLNFPPALRKRMEKLFLGFYDRYSSVVKENMLSNGKRMKDPFGENEGKLDYASIKYRLDAIKSRLDEKKAMGHELNDSSSEEEEQRQTREENAPEIDDWDAFLYDDD from the exons ATGGCGGAGAAAGGTTCCGGGTTGGAACTGTCATCAGAAGCCCCATGGCAGCGTGTTAAACATCCTACGGCCAATTTTTCTGCACTTTGCCTTTTCAGAATCAAGAG AGATATTACGAGCATGTACAAAGAGCCACCTCCTGGTCTGTACGTAGTAGCAGATGAAAACGACATCACAAAG gttcATGCTTTGGTCATTGGTCCTCGTGGCACACCATATGAGGGGGGGTTTTATTATTTCCTTATCGCCTTTACCCCTGATTACCCAATCAAACCTCCTAAAGTACGTCTATTGACAACAGGAAATGGGAGAGTCAGATTTAACCCCAATCTGTACAAAAATGGCTTAGTTTGTCTTAGTATTTTAGG AACATGGCCTGGCCCTGCATGGAGTCCTGCCCAGACCCTCTCTAGTCTACTGATATCAATCCAGTCTCTTATGAATGAAAAACCATATCACAATGAACCAGGATATGAAGGCAAG GAGGCCTACAAAGATGACAGCAAAAGATATAATGAATGCATTCAGCATGAAAACCTTAGAGTTGCTGTCTGTGATATGTTAGAAGGAAAACTAAATTTTCCTCCAGCTCTCAG AAAACGAATGGAGAAGTTATTCCTTGGGTTTTATGACAGATATTCATCAGTTGTTAAGGAAAATATGCTCTCTAATGGAAAAAGGATGAAG GATCCCTTCGGGGAGAATGAGGGAAAGTTGGATTATGCGTCGATAAAATACAGACTTGACGCAATTAAGAGCCGCCTTGATGAGAAGAAGGCTATGGGGCATGAATTGAACGACTCATCGagtgaagaagaagaacaacGGCAGACAAGAGAGGAGAATGCTCCAGAAATAGATGACTGGGATGCCTTTCTATATGACGACGACTGA
- the LOC131780408 gene encoding LOW QUALITY PROTEIN: NF-kappa-B inhibitor-interacting Ras-like protein 2 (The sequence of the model RefSeq protein was modified relative to this genomic sequence to represent the inferred CDS: inserted 1 base in 1 codon), with product MELLDSSNGELSKHYFSLADGFLLVFSVTSKKSFQQVQAIKKEIEKSRGKDFPVIVIATKTDVXGERECEFAAMKKWAEAERVRLTEVCVGDRKALQDPFVQITTRMVSSLGKGYLQSGHSEVKRFLSMRKTSKTMSVSKDSGLDFTKE from the exons ATGGAGCTTTTG GATTCAAGCAATGGGGAGCTTTCTAAACACTACTTTAGTCTAGCAGAT GGATTTCTTCTTGTCTTTAGCGTAACTTCAAAGAAGTCATTTCAGCAGGTCCAAGCCatcaagaaagaaattgagaaaagtAGAGGAAAAGAT TTTCCAGTGATTGTAATAGCAACAAAAACTGATG AAGGGGAACGAGAGTGTGAATTTGCCGCCATGAAAAAGTGGGCTGAGGCAGAAAGAG tacGTCTGACAGAAGTTTGTGTTGGTGACAGGAAAGCACTACAGGATCCCTTTGTGCAAATAACTACAAGAATGGTATCTAGTCTTG GAAAGGGTTATCTTCAGTCTGGTCACTCTGAGGTAAAGAGATTTCTCTCCATGCGGAAAACCAGTAAAACAATGTCAGTATCCAAGGACTCTGGTTTGGATTTCACAAAGGAGTAG